The Polyodon spathula isolate WHYD16114869_AA chromosome 13, ASM1765450v1, whole genome shotgun sequence genome includes a region encoding these proteins:
- the ankrd11 gene encoding ankyrin repeat domain-containing protein 11 isoform X2 yields MPKGGGSKTPQSEDFPPNTDMVEKQTGKKDKDKVSLNKTPKLDRSDGGKEMKEKAPKRKLPFTVGANGDQKDSDSEKQGPERKRIKKEPTNTRKSGLAFGVGMPGIRAGYPLSERQQVALLMQMTAEESINSPDTTPKHPSQSNMGQKGTPNSASKTKDKVNKRNERGETRLHRAAIRGEARRVKELINEGADVNVKDFAGWTALHEACNRGYYDVAKQLLAAGAEVNTKGLDDDTPLHDASSNGHFKVVKLLLRYGGNPHQSNRRGETPLKVANSPTMVNLLLGKGTYTSSEESSSESSEEEDAPSFAPSSSVDGNNTDSEFEKGLKLKGKNQDPAKLMATPVKDEYEFDEDDEEERVPPVDDKHLLKKEFRKEAAMKANSLISIPKIEVKTYSKSNSLTPKKTARRILSDTNSSDEDDRTLCFSPTPTAKQQPSFKNRESSTTSSKQQKEKSKVKKKRKKITKNSSSANKEVRFGKLNDTFCTSESESEDLESEDDKGSVQSSVCVKDSSALSLKESSVFSSLSATSSSSHGSLATQKHTPSLAEQHPKQWRTDGWKTISSPAWSEVSSLSESGRTRLTSESDYSSEDSSLESVKHGKKKQQENKKKNNTHNNSEKKISSDFYKNSNTEGAVPKLDKEGKVVKKHKVKHKHKNKEKDKAPSLVLNQDMKEKFVKSFSFDYEDTRQKQLISGAESPVENKVKSSKHDKDHFKKEEKLFKGKSEEKDWTSGKETGKAAKEEKSSKKVSSKDKSNKEDKDKTFKIEKEKNTKDKEKPKEEKQKTHKEEKKKKSKDKSSKTEKNEQKEEKYPKSEKEKTTKEEKEKSKKEKTFKEENDYEDYDIKNRFLESEDTKLSVSDDPQDRWLSDLSSDSSLYGDDSWDTPIKEYKEYKANNTVKLIVETVKEENRDRKKESKVKEKKEHSEKRNEKETTTKKKDKEFLEKIGDKKSADKQKSVSSYPSEKEKKRKDSAESIKEKKEKDPIDCSKERKDSYDIIKERKEYKTKPDDSLKEEYGNESFSRDKSEMEFVSKQFESRERHYSGKEKEKKGEGAEKEKREKLKSDKHKEKTKEKEKNFLESEKEKTEKNSIEKPSKEKDMDRSSKDRKDGMKDKHKDSHVKDKERKMSSEQSKDKKEKASQEKHADKEKDFQEIKREEKKSEKGKEKSWFSIADIFTDESEDEVDYIVGGSKFSDSVAGSEIQRTDLVPERDEVELFQTDKHRKYSADGKQHSTEKQKEKESKEKKKDKVSFDSGKEKKEKSSLEKHKEKKDKDSGEGRHKDRKERISTDSNQDKKNKQKMLDKKHQSEEKPKSKHKDKTEKDHLKDRKPSKGNMENEKSLLEKLEEEALNDYKDDSNDKISEISSDSFTDRGHEPVLSSFYDSSSISLPDLSEERRDSLSVSYPQDKLKEKERHRHSSSSSKKSHEKEKDKVKKVEKRDKSEVIRETYGRRESLPFEKESMPLEADPYSFPYGVNPEAENDLDKTIEFEKEMSKKTDKEKAFSNLVNSEKIKDKEKKKKDKHKEKTKEEKHKHADSFGSFKHSKEDQKLGLKDIPQVIGLKEKSKDETAKCDVKLRERSKDNLDKDSKTDSVKTKVKEENDKVSQSRDGTRKENRPRERLLVDGNLMMTSFERMLSQKDQEIEERHKRHKERMKQMEKMRHRSGDPKLKDKTKTSEDLRKRSQDLTSKKSSSLETVLDKKPKDLGIPAQIMSPDIKAQSVGGQDSKDWLVGHQLKENLPASPRSDQSRPTGVPTPTSVISCPSFEEVMQTPRTPSCNAEDYTELIFDNIDSQNSSALTMSMNACSPSFFDRYSNTPNSLQETPCLTPTKNLPTASLYRSVSIDVRRASEEEFKMDSDKFFRQQSVPPTSEYEPSLPQLPEEKLLASATPSVDKFDCVSPPCFSPNFRMSSPRLEPAQPAMDGFSAATTDNHENFPECVYNNYLTKSSSPLHRPEPEPQEPCTDIAAPPTPAPVALPPLELDDFSELQPLPLPLTGEPILVPSDPVNSSDFLSPIVEEFEKGGEEEEEEEDEDYDDDDDDEEEELLQLQEEDEEEEDSSFSVSETIKKDWVESPVRRSSEPPPLQSPSPLPPPSPPPPPPASLVENSSDHWSISSLLLKSPLRTFPEPPPSTKITSFTLPDVHLQHHLLTSLPCIPHASSPYPVSPVSYPELLSEPELETHKDTVEETPSQMEPAVATSKPELNVIPSPARLDSFFTDCKPLPKEHRGMSPEPTCLPTEAQPDTLPTLESKYIVDSSIASPECQEDPVVPWSDPFSNAVEDLDLGPFSLPELPLQDKEIQEPDIADSELTEFKPVPAPPVSAAEGDNEGSDIMEVDLPGLSDENLSPPAVVLLLEPVQPLQLPSEEHEPELQKVSEDYITDHAVAEEKAALDVRKELEESVQAPITQSEGADTNNNHETEFPDSSVDEPLAVAASPSCDTLGHLGQDNNAQPLAATTVQPSPNQTGADQTGVPESNAIQVTEAHEPVAKTTLIPTTEAPKPAKVEEIPQRITRNRAQMLANQSKQNNNTTTLMTASTLAINNITSPAEKEKESISTTTVSAAALTHPAPVSKTKGRPVEEEDSQAQHPRKRKFPKSNQQQQIQAQLVNTTMHQTREVIQQTLAAIVNAIKLDDIEPYHSDRSNPYFEYLQIRKKIEEKRKILCYITPQAPQCYAEYVTYTGSYLLDGKPLSRLHIPVIAAPPSLSEPLKELFRQQEAVRGKLRLQHSIEREKLIVSCEQEILRVHCRAARTIANQAVPFSACTMLLDSEVYNMPSENQGDENKSVRDRFNARQFISWLQDVDDKYDRMKTCLLMRQQHEAAALNAVQRMEWQLKVQELDPAVHKSLCVNEVPSFYVPMVDVNDDFVLLPA; encoded by the exons ATGCCCAAGGGTGGGGGTTCTAAAACACCCCAGTCGGAGGATTTCCCACCGAACACCGATATGGTGGAGAAGCAAACTGGGAAAAAG gATAAAGATAAAGTCTCTTTAAACAAGACTCCAAAGTTGGACCGAAGTGATGGAGGAAAAGAGATGAAAGAAAAGGCTCCAAAAAGAAAACTACCTTTTACTGTTGGAGCGAATGGAGACCAGAAAGATTCCGATTCAG AGAAACAGGGTCCGGAACGGAAGCGGATTAAGAAAGAACCCACCAACACCAGGAAGTCCGGGCTGGCATTTGGAGTGGGAATGCCTGGAATCCGGGCCGGCTACCCTCTCTCCGAGCGACAGCAGGTCGCTTTGCTCATGCAGATGACTGCTGAAGAGTCCATTAACAGTCCAG ACACAACACCAAAGCACCCGTCGCAGTCTAATATGGGTCAGAAGGGAACGCCAAACTCTGCTTCGAAAACCAAAGATAAAGTGAATAAACGCAATGAGCGGGGGGAGACACGATTGCACCGTGCTGCCATCCGGGGAGAGGCACGTAGAGTAAAGGAGCTCATTAACGAGGGGGCAGACGTGAATGTAAAAGACTTTGCAG GCTGGACAGCCTTGCATGAGGCGTGCAACAGGGGTTATTACGATGTGGCCAAGCAGCTGCTGGCAGCCGGAGCAGAGGTCAACACGAAGGGGCTGGACGACGACACCCCATTGCACGATGCCTCCAGCAATGGGCACTTCAAG GTTGTAAAGTTGCTGCTGCGGTATGGAGGGAACCCCCATCAAAGTAACAGAAGGGGTGAAACACCGTTAAAAGTAGCAAACTCCCCTACAATGGTGAATCTGTTACTCGGGAAAGGCACCTATACCTCAAGTGAGGAGAGCTCTTCAG AATCTTCAGAAGAAGAGGATGCTCCTTCGTTTGCTCCCTCAAGCTCTGTTGACGGCAATAACACGGACTCAGAGTTCGAAAAGGGCTTAAAGCTGAAAGGGAAAAACCAAGACCCTGCGAAATTGATGGCCACCCCAGTAAAGGATGAATACGAGTTTGACGAGGATGACGAGGAGGAAAGAGTCCCCCCTGTCGATGACAAGCACCTTCTTAAAAAGGAATTCCGCAAGGAAGCCGCCATGAAAGCTAACAGCTTAATTTCTATCCCCAAAATTGAGGTTAAAACATATTCCAAAAGTAACTCGCTCACACCAAAGAAGACAGCACGCCGGATTCTGTCCGACACAAACAGCTCAGATGAGGACGACAGAACTTTGTGTTTCTCCCCGACACCAACGGCAAAGCAGCAGCCATCTTTCAAGAATCGGGAGTCCTCCACCACGTCCTCCaagcagcagaaagaaaaaagcaaagtaaaaaagaaaagaaagaagataacaaaaaacagcagtagTGCCAACAAGGAGGTGCGGTTTGGCAAATTGAATGACACGTTCTGCACGTCAGAATCGGAAAGTGAGGATTTGGAGAGTGAGGACGACAAGGGCTCGGTTCAGAGCTCTGTCTGTGTTAAGGACTCTTCTGCTTTGAGCCTTAAAGAATCGTCTGTTTTCAGCTCTCTTTCCGccacctcttcctcctcccaTGGGAGTTTGGCCACCCAAAAGCACACGCCATCACTGGCGGAGCAGCATCCCAAGCAATGGCGGACTGATGGCTGGAAGACCATCTCCTCACCTGCTTGGTCTGAAGTCAGCTCCCTTTCCGAGTCGGGCAGGACCCGGCTGACCAGTGAATCGGACTACTCTTCCGAGGACTCAAGTTTGGAGTCAGTGAAGCAtgggaagaaaaaacaacaggagaacaagaagaagaacaaTACTCATAACAACTCAGAGAAAAAGATCTCCTCTGATTTCTACAAGAATTCAAACACAGAAGGTGCTGTCCCCAAGTTGGACAAGGAAGGAAAAGTGGTCAAAAAGCATAAAGTAAAgcataaacacaaaaacaaagagaaagacaAGGCTCCTAGCCTGGTCCTTAACCAAGACATGAAAGAGaaatttgtcaaaagcttttctTTCGATTATGAGGATACCAGACAGAAGCAGTTGATTTCTGGGGCAGAGTCTCCTGTGGAAAATAAAGTCAAGAGTTCTAAACATGACAAAGACCACTTTAAAAAGGAAGAGAAATTGTTCAAGGGCAAGTCGGAGGAAAAAGACTGGACCTCGGGGAAAGAAACAGGAAAAGCTGCTAAAGAGGAGAAATCTTCAAAGAAAGTGTCCTCCAAAGACAAATCCAACAAGGAGGACAAagacaaaacattcaaaatagaaaaagaaaaaaacacaaaagacaaggAAAAGCCTAAGGAAGAAAAGCAAAAGACACACaaagaagagaagaagaaaaagtcCAAGGATAAATCatccaaaacagaaaagaacgagcaaaaagaagaaaaatacccCAAATCTGAAAAAGAGAAAACCACGAAAGAGgagaaagaaaaatcaaaaaaggaaaaaacattcAAGGAAGAGAACGATTACGAAGACTATGACATCAAGAATCGTTTTTTGGAAAGTGAGGACACGAAATTAAGTGTATCTGATGACCCCCAAGACAGATGGCTTTCAGACCTTTCTTCTGATTCGTCTCTCTATGGTGACGATAGCTGGGACACTCCGATAAAAGAATACAAGGAATACAAAGCTAACAACACCGTCAAACTGATTGTTGAGACTGTGAAAGAGGAAAACAGAGACCGGAAAAAGGAaagcaaagtaaaagaaaagaaggaACACAGTGAAAAACGGAATGAAAAAGAGACTACAACCAAGAAGAAAGACAAGGAGTTTTTAGAGAAGATTGGGGATAAGAAGTCTGCAGATAAGCAGAAGTCTGTCTCCAGCTACCcatcagaaaaggaaaaaaagaggAAAGACTCTGCCGAAAGTAtcaaggagaaaaaagaaaaggatccCATTGATTGCAGCAAGGAAAGAAAAGACTCCTACGACATcataaaagaaaggaaagaataTAAAACTAAACCAGATGATTCATTAAAAGAGGAGTATGGTAATGAAAGTTTTTCCAGAGATAAATCTGAAATGGAGTTTGTCAGTAAACAGTTTGAGTCAAGGGAGAGGCACTActctggaaaagaaaaagagaagaaagGAGAAGGTGCAGAAaaggaaaagagagaaaaattGAAATCTGACAAACACAAAGAGAAAACTAAAGAGAAAGAGAAGAACTTCTTGGAATCAGAAAAagagaagacagaaaaaaattcCATTGAGAAGCCATCCAAGGAGAAAGATATGGACAGAAGTTCAAAGGACAGGAAGGATGGAATGAAAGACAAACACAAAGACTCCCATGTCAAAGACAAAGAGAGAAAAATGTCTTCAGAACAAAGCAAAGATAAAAAAGAGAAAGCATCCCAAGAAAAACATGCAGACAAGGAGAAGGACTTTCAAGAGATAAAAAGGGAAGAAAAGAAATCTGAAAAGGGGAAGGAAAAGAGCTGGTTCAGTATTGCCGACATCTTTACCGATGAGAGTGAGGATGAGGTTGATTACATTGTGGGGGGCTCAAAATTCAGCGACTCAGTTGCAGGATCTGAAATCCAACGGACAGACCTTGTACCAGAACGAGATGAGGTAGAACTGTTCCAAACAGACAAGCACCGGAAGTACTCTGCTGATGGAAAGCAGCACTCAACTGAGAAACAGAAGGAGAAAGAAtctaaagaaaagaagaaagacaaGGTGTCATTTGACAGTGGGAAGGAGAAAAAGGAAAAGAGCTCtttagaaaaacacaaagaaaaaaaggacaaagaCTCTGGTGAGGGCAGGCATAAGGACCGTAAAGAGAGGATATCAACAGATTCAAACCAGgacaagaaaaacaagcagaagaTGCTTGACAAGAAGCACCAGAGTGAGGAGAAGCCCAAGAGCAAGCATAAAGACAAGACAGAGAAAGACCACCTGAAAGACAGGAAGCCATCCAAAGGGAACATGGAAAATGAAAAGTCTCTTCTGGAGAAGCTTGAAGAGGAAGCTCTGAACGACTACAAGGATGACTCCAATGACAAAATTAGTGAGATCTCTTCTGACAGCTTCACAGACAGAGGCCATGAGCCGGTACTTAGCAGCTTCTATGACTCTTCAAGCATCAGCCTGCCTGACCTCTCTGAGGAGAGAAGGGACTCGCTCTCTGTTTCCTACCCTCAAGACAAGCTCAAAGAGAAGGAAAGACATAGACATTCCTCCTCTTCTTCGAAGAAAAGCCAtgagaaagaaaaagacaaagtaAAAAAGGTAGAAAAACGGGACAAGTCAGAGGTGATCAGGGAGACCTATGGCCGGAGGGAGAGCTTGCCATTTGAAAAAGAGTCCATGCCCTTGGAAGCTGATCCATACAGTTTCCCTTATGGGGTGAATCCAGAAGCTGAGAACGATCTGGACAAGACTATTGAATTTGAGAAGGAGATGTCTAAAAAGACAGACAAAGAAAAAGCTTTTAGCAACCTGGTCAACAGTGAGAAGATAAAGGataaagagaagaagaagaaagacaAGCATAAGGAGAagacaaaagaagaaaaacacaagcaTGCAGATAGCTTTGGTTCTTTCAAACACTCAAAGGAAGATCAGAAACTTGGCCTGAAGGACATACCTCAAGTCATTGGCTTAAAGGAAAAGTCCAAAGATGAGACAGCTAAATGTGATGTTAAACTCAGAGAGAGGAGCAAAGACAACTTGGACAAAGACAGCAAGACTGATTCTGTGAAGACAAAAGTGAAAGAGGAAAATGACAAAGTAAGCCAGTCTAGAGATGGGACTCGGAAAGAAAACAGGCCAAGGGAAAGGCTTTTAGTTGATGGGAACCTCATGATGACCAGCTTCGAAAGGATGCTGAGTCAGAAAGATCAGGAAATTGAGGAGCGCCACAAACGGCACAAAGAGCGGATGAAACAGATGGAGAAGATGAGGCACAGGTCAGGGGATCCAAAgcttaaagacaaaacaaaaacaagcgaAGACCTGCGTAAGAGAAGCCAAGATCTGACTTCAAAAAAGTCAAGCTCATTAGAAACTGTGCTGGACAAGAAACCCAAAGATCTGGGAATTCCAGCTCAAATTATGTCACCGGATATAAAGGCTCAATCTGTGGGTGGCCAAGATTCAAAAGACTGGCTGGTGGGGCATCAGTTGAAAGAGAATTTGCCAGCTTCACCCAGGTCAGATCAAAGTCGACCAACTGGAGTCCCAACTCCAACATCAGTGATTTCTTGTCCAAGTTTTGAAGAAGTGATGCAGACACCACGGACACCATCTTGTAATGCAGAGGACTACACAGAACTCATATTTGACAACATTGATTCTCAGAACTCATCTGCTCTGACAATGTCCATGAATGCCTGCTCTCCATCCTTCTTTGATAGATATTCTAACACACCCAATAGCCTACAGGAAACTCCTTGCTTAACTCCCACCAAGAACCTACCGACAGCCAGCCTTTACCGATCAGTGTCAATTGATGTCCGGAGGGCCTCAGAAGAAGAATTTAAAATGGATTCTGACAAGTTCTTCCGGCAACAAAGTGTTCCACCGACATCTGAATATGAACCCTCACTTCCGCAGCTGCCAGAAGAGAAGCTCTTGGCTTCTGCTACGCCTTCAGTGGACAAGTTTGACTGTGTGTCTCCTCCTTGTTTTTCTCCTAATTTCAGAATGTCCTCACCAAGGTTGGAACCAGCTCAGCCTGCAATGGATGGCTTCTCTGCTGCTACCACAGACAATCATGAAAACTTTCCTGAGTGTGTCTATAATAATTACTTAACAAAATCTTCAAGTCCATTGCACAGACCTGAACCCGAACCCCAGGAGCCTTGCACTGATATTGCTGCACCTCCTACTCCTGCCCCTGTTGCTCTTCCTCCACTAGAGCTAGATGATTTCTCTGAGCTGCAGCCGCTGCCATTGCCTCTGACTGGCGAACCCATTCTGGTGCCTTCAGATCCTGTGAACAGCAGTGACTTCCTGTCACCAATTGTAGAAGAGTTTGAaaaaggaggggaggaggaggaggaggaggaggatgaggattatgatgatgatgatgatgacgaagAAGAAGAACTACTACAATTAcaagaggaggatgaggaagaggaAGACTCATCTTTTTCTGTTTCTGAGACGATCAAAAAGGACTGGGTGGAATCTCCTGTAAGGAGGAGTTCTGAGCCTCCACCTCTTCAatctccttctcctcttcctcctccttctcctcctcctcctcctccagcaagTCTGGTAGAAAACTCCTCTGATCACTGGAGCATCAGCTCACTGCTCCTGAAATCTCCTCTCAGAACCTTCCCTGAACCGCCTCCCTCTACTAAGATCACCTCTTTTACACTGCCAGATGTCCATTTGCAGCACCACCTGCTCACATCTCTGCCTTGCATTCCTCATGCTTCCTCACCCTATCCGGTCTCTCCTGTCTCGTACCCTGAGCTCCTTTCTGAGCCTGAGCTtgaaacacacaaagacacagtGGAAGAGACCCCCAGTCAAATGGAGCCTGCTGTGGCAACAAGCAAGCCTGAGCTTAATGTTATACCCTCCCCTGCCAGACTGGATTCTTTCTTTACAGACTGTAAGCCCCTTCCCAAGGAGCATAGAGGGATGTCTCCAGAGCCTACATGTTTGCCAACAGAGGCTCAACCAGATACCCTTCCCACTTTGGAAAGTAAATACATTGTGGACAGTAGCATAGCATCTCCTGAGTGCCAGGAGGATCCGGTGGTGCCATGGTCGGACCCTTTCTCAAATGCTGTCGAAGATCTAGACCTGGGACCTTTTTCTCTCCCTGAGTTACCTTTGCAAGATAAGGAAATCCAAGAGCCTGATATTGCAGATTCTGAGCTGACTGAATTTAAACCAGTTCCTGCTCCCCCTGTGTCTGCAGCTGAGGGGGACAATGAGGGATCTGATATAATGGAGGTTGATTTGCCAGGTCTGTCTGATGAAAACCTTAGCCCTCCAGCTGTTGTGCTGCTACTTGAACCCGTACAGCCTCTGCAGCTCCCTTCTGAAGAACATGAGCCAGAACTACAGAAAGTTTCAGAGGATTACATTACCGATCATGCTGTTGCAGAAGAAAAGGCTGCTTTGGATGTGAGAAAGGAACTGGAGGAAAGCGTGCAGGCTCCCATTACGCAAAGTGAAGGAGCTGACACCAACAACAACCATGAAACTGAATTTCCAGACTCTTCCGTAGACGAGCCCTTGGCTGTTGCAGCTTCTCCATCCTGTGATACCTTAGGCCATCTAGGCCAGGACAATAATGCCCAGCCTCTTGCAGCAACAACAGTTCAGCCCAGCCCAAATCAAACAGGTGCAGACCAAACTGGGGTTCCCGAATCTAATGCCATCCAGGTTACAGAAGCCCATGAACCTGTGGCTAAGACAACATTAATCCCCACCACAGAGGCTCCCAAACCAGCAAAGGTGGAGGAGATTCCTCAAAGGATCACCAGGAATCGTGCTCAAATGTTGGCTAACCAGAGTAAGCAGAACAATAATACCACCACATTAATGACAGCTTCAACCCTTGCCATCAACAACATCACCTCTCCTGCTGAAAAGGAGAAAGAATCTATCAGCACCACCACAGTGTCTGCTGCAGCCCTGACACATCCAGCACCAGTCAGCAAGACCAAAGGACGGCCTGTGGAGGAAGAGGATTCACAGGCACAGCACCCGCGCAAGAGGAAGTTCCCCAAGTCCAACCAGCAGCAGCAAATCCAAGCGCAGCTGGTCAACACCACCATGCACCAGACACGGGAGGTGATCCAGCAGACCTTGGCAGCCATTGTCAACGCTATCAAACTGGATGACATTGAGCCTTACCATAGTGACCGCTCCAACCCTTACTTTGAGTACCTGCAGATTCGGAAGAAGATCGAGGAGAAACGGAAGATACTCTGCTACATTACGCCGCAGGCACCCCAGTGCTATGCGGAGTACGTTACCTACACAGGTTCCTATTTGTTGGATGGCAAGCCTCTCAGCAGGCTTCATATTCCAGTG ATCGCTGCACCTCCGTCTTTGTCAGAGCCACTGAAGGAGCTGTTCAGACAGCAGGAGGCTGTACGAGGGAAGCTGCGGCTTCAACACAGCATTGAGCGG GAAAAGCTGATAGTATCTTGTGAGCAGGAGATCCTAAGAGTACACTGCAGGGCAGCCAGAACGATAGCGAACCAGGCAGTCCCCTTCAGTGCCTGTACCATGCTGCTAGATTCAGAGGTCTATAACATGCCTTCAGAGAATCAG GGTGATGAAAACAAGTCTGTGAGAGACAGATTTAATGCCAGGCAGTTTATATCATGGCTTCAGGATGTTGATGACAAGTACGACAGAATGAAG ACCTGCCTATTAATGCGACAGCAACACGAAGCAGCAGCACTGAACGCAGTGCAGAGGATGGAGTGGCAACTCAAAGTGCAGGAGTTGGACCCTGCTGTACACAAATCACTTTGCGTCAATGAGGTCCCTTCCTTTTATGTGCCAATGGTCGACGTCAATGATGACTTCGTGCTGTTGCCAGCGTGA